One segment of Solanum stenotomum isolate F172 chromosome 1, ASM1918654v1, whole genome shotgun sequence DNA contains the following:
- the LOC125865327 gene encoding pentatricopeptide repeat-containing protein At3g49730-like — protein sequence MLKTITLLRSSLSLRAAYSLHISPENAYVSSKGKSFYHSESTLLSSSTFLNKNHDEFSADVEKVYRILRKFHSRVPKLELALLESGVVARSGLTERVLNRCGDAGNLGYRFFVWVSKQPGYRHSHDAYKAMIKILGKMRQFGTVWALVEEMRIENPQFLTPEVFIVLMRRFASGRMVKKAIEVLDEMPKYGVEPDEYVFGCLLDALCKNGSVKEAAALFDEMRFRFSPTIKHFTSLLYGWCKEGKLIEAKVVLVKMREAGFEPDIVVYNNLLNGYAVSRKMADAFDLLQEMRRKGCNPNETSFTIVIQALCLQDKMEEAMRVFLDMERSGCEADVVAYTTLISGFCKWGKIEKGYELLDNMLQKGYNPNQTTYLHIMLAHEKKEELEECLELVKEMEKIGIPPDHSIYNIVIRLACKLGEIDEGVRVWNQIEANGISPGVDTFIIMINGFVEQGRLIEACDHFKEMIGRGLLSAPQYGTLKDLLNSLLRAEKLELCKDVWSCIMTKGCELNVSAWTIWIHALFSNGHVKEACAYCLDMMDAGLMPQPDTFAKLMKGLRKLYNREIAAEITEKARKMAEERNMTFKMYKRRGERDLKEKAKTQLDGRKRRARRRRWGSHHSQDKTL from the coding sequence ATGTTGAAAACTATCACTCTTTTGCGTTCATCACTGAGCTTGCGAGCAGCTTATTCACTGCATATCTCACCGGAAAACGCCTATGTTTCTTCAAAGGGTAAATCTTTTTACCATTCTGAATCGACCCTTTTAAGCTCTTCTACTTTTTTGAACAAAAATCATGATGAATTTTCAGCTGATGTAGAGAAAGTTTatagaattttaagaaaatttcaCTCTAGGGTTCCTAAACTTGAGCTTGCTTTGTTAGAATCTGGTGTTGTAGCTCGATCAGGGTTAACTGAACGTGTGTTGAATCGTTGTGGTGATGCTGGGAATTTAGGGTATAGATTTTTTGTATGGGTGTCAAAGCAACCTGGTTATAGGCATAGTCATGATGCTTATAAAGCAATGATAAAGATTTTAGGGAAAATGAGACAGTTTGGTACTGTATGGGCACTTGTTGAAGAGATGAGGATAGAAAATCCTCAGTTTTTGACACCAGAAGTGTTTATTGTGTTGATGAGGAGATTCGCGTCGGGGAGGATGGTAAAGAAAGCAATTGAAGTGTTGGATGAAATGCCTAAATATGGTGTTGAGCCAGATGAGTATGTTTTTGGGTGTTTGCTGGATGCTTTGTGTAAAAATGGTAGTGTGAAAGAGGCAGCTGCATTGTTTGATGAAATGAGGTTTAGGTTTAGCCCTACGATTAAGCATTTTACGTCGTTGTTATATGGTTGGTGTAAAGAAGGGAAGCTTATAGAGGCGAAAGTTGTGTTGGTGAAAATGAGGGAGGCGGGTTTTGAGCCTGACATTGTGGTTTATAACAATTTGCTTAATGGTTATGCGGTGTCTAGGAAAATGGCTGATGCATTTGATCTGTTGCAGGAGATGAGAAGAAAAGGTTGCAATCCTAATGAAACTTCGTTTACGATAGTAATTCAGGCACTTTGTTTGCAGGACAAGATGGAGGAAGCTATGCGGGTATTCTTGGATATGGAGAGAAGTGGATGTGAAGCTGATGTCGTAGCATATACTACTTTGATAAGTGGATTTTGTAAGTGGGGAAAGATTGAAAAGGGTTATGAACTTCTGGATAATATGCTGCAGAAAGGGTATAACCCGAATCAGACTACTTATTTGCATATAATGTTGGCTCATGAGAAGAAGGAAGAGTTGGAAGAGTGTTTGGAACTTGTGAAGGAAATGGAAAAGATCGGTATACCTCCTGACCATAGCATCTATAATATAGTAATCCGCTTAGCGTGTAAATTGGGGGAAATCGATGAAGGTGTGCGAGTATGGAACCAAATAGAAGCAAATGGGATCAGTCCAGGGGTTGACACCTTTATCATTATGATTAATGGTTTTGTTGAACAAGGGCGTCTAATAGAAGCGTGTGATCACTTTAAAGAAATGATTGGAAGAGGTCTTCTGTCTGCTCCTCAATATGGTACTCTGAAGGACCTACTGAATTCGCTTTTACGAGCAGAAAAACTTGAACTGTGTAAAGATGTCTGGAGTTGCATAATGACCAAAGGATGTGAGCTTAATGTGTCTGCGTGGACCATTTGGATTCACGCATTGTTTTCAAATGGACATGTGAAAGAGGCTTGTGCATACTGTTTAGATATGATGGATGCTGGCTTGATGCCTCAGCCCGACACATTCGCCAAGCTTATGAAAGGTCTAAGGAAGCTTTATAATAGAGAGATTGCTGCAGAGATTACAGAAAAAGCGAGGAAAATGGCTGAAGAGAGAAATATGACTTTCAAGATGTACAAGAGACGTGGTGAAAGAGACTTGAAAGAAAAAGCTAAGACACAACTGGATGGGAGAAAAAGAAGAGCTCGTCGACGCCGTTGGGGTAGCCATCATAGTCAGGACAAGACATTGTGA
- the LOC125859961 gene encoding cytokinin riboside 5'-monophosphate phosphoribohydrolase LOG7 translates to MEEEKRSKFKRICVFCGSSSGKKPTYQEAATELGKQLVEKGIDLVYGGGSVGLMGLVSQAVHDGGRHVLGVIPRTLMPREITGETIGEVRAVSGMHQRKAEMARQADAFIALPGGYGTLEELLEVITWAQLGIHRKPVGLLNVEGYYNSLLSFLDKAVDEGFISPIARKIIVSAQTAQQLVKQLEVI, encoded by the exons atggaagaagaaaaaagatcaaAGTTTAAGAGGATTTGTGTTTTTTGTGGAAGTAGTTCTGGAAAGAAACCTACTTATCAAGAAGCTGCTACTGAATTAGGAAAACAACtg GTGGAAAAAGGGATTGATTTGGTGTATGGAGGAGGAAGTGTGGGTCTAATGGGACTTGTTTCTCAGGCTGTTCATGATGGTGGGCGCCATGTTCTTGG AGTAATTCCTAGGACTCTCATGCCTAGAGAg ATAACGGGCGAAACAATTGGAGAAGTGAGAGCAGTGTCTGGAATGCATCAAAGAAAGGCTGAAATGGCAAGACAAGCTGATGCCTTTATTGCCCTTCCTG GTGGTTATGGTACCCTTGAAGAACTTCTTGAAGTCATTACATGGGCTCAACTTGGAATCCACCGTAAACCT GTGGGGCTATTGAATGTGGAGGGATACTATAATTCTTTGTTGAGTTTTCTTGATAAGGCAGTGGATGAAGGCTTTATTTCACCAATTGCTCGTAAAATTATTGTGTCTGCTCAAACTGCCCAACAATTAGTCAAACAACTTGaggtaatttaa